A single window of Manduca sexta isolate Smith_Timp_Sample1 chromosome 15, JHU_Msex_v1.0, whole genome shotgun sequence DNA harbors:
- the LOC119189438 gene encoding uncharacterized protein LOC119189438, which yields MAAWWAGRVITFFLCVLLAVVEMGTPFGFLPISESFNAASKNSGNLMNSGTLNKGFNNSVRLLREAAFNKENNDFELIMVSPNRKKRQPALEKSQARRSRSASIRGGATKSRI from the exons ATGGCGGCGTGGTGGGCAGGTCGTGTGATCACGTTCTTTTTGTGTGTCCTCTTAGCCGTCGTTGAGATGGGAACTCCGTTCGGATTCCTGCCTATATCGGAGTCTTTTAATGCTGCTTCCA agaATTCAGGCAATTTGATGAATTCCGGCACCTTAAACAAGGGTTTTAACAACAGTGTCCGGTTACTTCGGGAAGCGGCTTTCAATAAGGAAAATAACGATTTCGAGTTGATAATGG TGTCACCCAACCGAAAGAAGCGGCAGCCAGCGTTAGAGAAGTCTCAGGCGCGTCGATCACGGTCGGCGAGCATCCGAGGCGGCGCCACTAAGTCGAGGATATGA